The following DNA comes from Mycolicibacterium lutetiense.
GGCCTACGACTACGCCGGCGACGAGGTGACGCTGGTGCACGCCGACGATCCCCGGTTGTTCCGGATGGCGGTGTTCGATGTGCTGATCAACAACGCCGACCGCAAGGGCGGTCACATCCTGACCGGGCTGGACGGGTCGGTGTACGGCGTCGACCACGGGGTGAGCCTGCACGTCGAGGACAAGCTGCGGACGGTGCTGTGGGGCTGGGCCGGCAAGCCCGTCGACGACGAGACACTGGCCGACGTCGCAGCGCTGCGCGACGGGTTCGGTGACCTGGCCGACCAGTTGTGCGCGCACATCACCCAAGCCGAGATCGCTGCGCTGCGGTCCAGAATCGTGGGGCTATTGAACAATCCGGTGATGCCGACGCCGGATCGGCGCCGGCCGATCCCGTGGCCGGCCTTCTAGCCGGGCTCTAGCGGGCGCGCCCGAACCCCTCGAACGGATTCCAGGACTGGCTGTTGCGCGTCACGTGCAGGTAGTAGGCGTAGTTCGCGGTCGACATCGCCAGCGCCGCGATGCCGATCCCGATGGCCCGGCCGACATTGTCGCTGACGCCGACCGCGGTGAATACCACCGCCGCCGCCACCGTGAGCCCCAGCAGCGTCAATCCCTTGCGCCACATGCCTTTGACGAAGAAGTAGATCGGACCGAACAGGAACGCCAGGATGTTCGCGTTGAGCCGCATCCGGGCCATGAAGCTGAGTTCGCGGAAGGCGGCCTTGGCCTCGGGGCTTGCGCTCGGCAGGCCGTAGGTGTTGAAGAAATCGAACTTCCAGCGCCACGAGTCGGACAGGTTGTCGACAGGGGTTTGCTCGGTCATGGATCTCCTCTGTGTCAGCGGCAGGAACTGACTTTACTGGCACAACCGGACCCGCCACCGCGCCGATTCGGCGTGCCACCGATACTGATTCGATGCACTCGACCGACGCCGCCCTGGCCGCCGCAGTGGCCGAGGAGGCCGGCGAGCTGCTGCTGGCCGTGCGCGAGGAGATCGGTTTCGACGACCCCTACTATCTCGGCGACGAGGGTGACCGGCGGTCCAACGCACTGATCCTGGACCGGCTGGCCAAAGCCCGCCCCGGCGATTCGGTGCTCAGCGAGGAGGCGGTCGACGACCTGTCCCGCGTGGACGCCGATCGGGTGTGGATCGTCGACCCCGTCGACGGCACACACGAGTTCTCGCTGCCCGGCCGTGAGGACTGGGCCGTGCACATCGCCCTGTGGCAGCGCTCGGTCGGCGTCGACGGGGGCCTGTCGGATGCCGTGGTGGGGCTGCCCGCCCGCGGTGAGGTGTACCGCAGCGACACCGTCAGCCCGCCCAGGCCGCGACGCGACGGGCCGCTGCTGATCACCGCGAGCTCGAATCGGCCCCCGGCGGTGCTGTGGCGGATGCGCGAGCAGCTTGATTTCCGGATGGTGCGCATCGGCTCGGCCGGGGCCAAGGCGATGGCTGTGGTGCGTGGCGACGTCGATGCCTACATCCACGCCGGCGGGCAGTGGGAGTGGGATTCGGCCGCACCTGCGGGCGTCGTCCTGGCCGCGGGCCTGCACGCGTCCCGGCTGGACGGTTCGGAACTGCGCTACAACCGGGCCGACCCGTACCTGCCGGATTTCGTGATGTGCCGCAAGGAGCTGGCACCGATCCTGCTGGAGGCGATCGGGGTGGCCCGTTGACCGACCGGCGGGAGGCTGTCCTGAGCGAGCACCCTAGAGTCGAGGCCATGCAATCGTGGTCGGCGCCGTCAATTCCGGTGCTGGAAGGGCGTGGTCCGCAGCTGCGGCTGTACGACAGCGCCGACCGGCAGGTACGTCCGGTCACGCCGGGACCGACGGCCACCATGTACGTGTGTGGCATCACCCCGTATGACGCGACTCATCTGGGTCACGCCGCGACCTACCTGGCCTTCGATCTGGTGCACCGGCTGTGGCTGGACGCCGGGCACACCGTGCACTACGTGCAGAACGTCACCGATGTGGATGATCCGCTGTTCGAGCGGGCCGATCGTGACGGCATCGACTGGCGTGACCTCGGTGACCGCGAGACCCAGCTGTTCCGCGACGACATGACCGCGCTGCGGGTACTGCCCCCGCACGACTATGTGGCCGCCACCGAGACCATCTCCGAGGTGGTCGAGCTGGTGGAGAAGATGCTGGCTTCGGGCGCGGCCTACGTCGTCGACGATGCCCAGTACCCCGACGTGTACTACCGCGCAGACGCCACCGCGCAGTTCGGCTACGAGTCGGGCTACGACCGGGAGACCATGCTGCGGCTGTTCGGCGAGCGGGGCGGCGATCCCGACCGCGCGGGCAAGGGTGACGAACTGGACGCCTTGCTGTGGCGGGCCGAGCGGCCGGGTGAGCCCAGCTGGCCGTCACCGTTCGGGGCGGGCCGGCCGGGCTGGCACGTCGAGTGTTCGGCGATCGCACTCACCCGTATCGGCTCCGGCCTGGACATCCAGGGCGGTGGCAGCGACCTGATCTTCCCGCACCACGAGTTCTCTGCCGCGCACGCCGAATCGGTCACGGGGGAGCGGCGTTTCGCCCGTCACTACGTCCACGCCGGCATGATCGGCTGGGACGGGCACAAGATGAGCAAGAGCCGGGGCAACCTCGTGCTGGTCTCGCGGCTGCGCGCCGAAGGGGTGGACCCCTCGGCTGTGCGGCTCGGCCTGTTCGCCGGGCACTACCGTAGCGACCGGTACTGGAGCGATGAGGTGCTCGAAGAGGCCAGTGCCCGCCTCAAGCACTGGCGCAGCGCCACCGCGCTGCCCGCGGGTCCGGATGCCACCGATGTGGTGGCCCGGGTGCGCCAGTATCTCGCCGACGATCTGGACACTCCGAAAGCGCTTGCGGCACTGGATGGTTGGTGTACCGATGCGCTGACCTACGGCGGCCATGACACCACGTCGCCGCGTCGGGTCGCCGACACGGTGGATGCGCTGCTGGGAGTCGAGCTCTAGACCTCGTGGGCCGCGCCCCGTTGGGGTACGTTGCGGCCATGGGTTCTGTGAACGGGAAAGTCGTCTTCATCACCGGCGGTGCACGCGGAATCGGCGCCGAGGTGGCCCGCAGACTGCGCCTCAGGGGCGCCAAGCTGGTGCTCACCGACCTCGATGAGGCACCGCTGAGCGCGCTGGCCGCCGAACTCGGCGAGGAGCATGTGTTGACCGCGTTGGCCGACGTGCGCGATCTGCCCGCCATGCAGAAGGCCGCCGACGCTGCCGTTGAGCGATTCGGCGGTATCGACATCGTGATGGCCAATGCCGGCATCGCCAGTTTCGGTTCGGTCATGCACGTGGACCCGGAGGCGTTCAAACGGGTCGTCGACATCAACGTGACGGGTGTGTTCAACACCGTCCGGGCCGCGCTCCCGTCCGTCGTCGAACGCCGCGGGTACGTGTTGGTGGTGTCCTCGCTCGCCGCGTTCACCTCGGCACCCGGGCTGGCCGCTTATCACGCCTCCAAGGCCGGTGCCGAATACTTCGCCAATACGCTGCGCCTCGAGGTGGCCCACCTCGGTGTCGACGTCGGCTCGGCGCACATGAGCTGGATCGACACCCCACTGGTGCAGGACGCCAAGTCAGACCTCTCGGCCTTCCAGGAGATGCTGTCCAAGCTGCCGCCGCCCCTGAACCGGACCACCACCGTCGACGCCTGCGGCGCCGCCTTCGTCAAGGGCATCGAAGGGCGCAAGAAGCGCATCTACAGCCCGCAGTGGGTCGGGGCATTCCGGTGGATCCGGCCGTTCGTCACCACGTCACTGGCTGAGCGCGACATCCTCAAGTTCACCCCGACGCTGCTGCCGAAACTCGACGCCGAGGCGGCCGCGCTGGGGCGTTCGACCAGCGCCCGCATCGAGGCCCTGGAAGAGAAATAACTCTCAAGGCTCAGTGGCCAGTTGTGGCACGCTGCCGAGCGATTTCCGTGTCGTAACCGGCCGCTCGGCGGCTCAGCGCCCAATCTGAATTGGCCGCTCAGCGCCCGCGGCGCCGCAGGTAACGCTCGAACTCGGCGGCCAGCGCGTCGCCGTCGATCTTGCCGAGCGCCTCGTGCATGTCGACCTCGGCGTCGCCGCGCTCCTCCAAGGAGGCGACGTACTCGGCGATCTCCTCGTCCTCGGTGGTCATCTCGGTGACGGCCTGCTCCCATTCCTCGGCGGCGACCGGCAGATCGGCCAACGGCACCTCGATGTCCAGCACGTCCTCAACCCGGCGGAGGAGGGCCACGGTGGCCTTGGGGCTGGGTGGCTGGGACACGTAGTGCGGAACCGCGGCCCAGAAGGTCACGGCCGGAATGCCGGCCTGCACGCAGGCGTCCTGGAACACCCCGGCGATCCCGGTCGGCCCCTCGTAGCGCGTCTCCTCCAGACCGAAGAATTTCGCTGACTCGGCCGAATATGCAGAGCCCGATACCGGCACCGGCCTGGTGTGCGGGGTGTCGGCCAGCAGCGCGCCGAGGATCACCACGGTCTCCACGTTGAGTTTGTCGGCGATGGCCAGCAATTCGGCGCAGAAGGTGCGCCAGCGCATGTTGGGCTCGACGCCGTGCATGAGCACCACGTCCCGGTTGCTGCCCGGGGGACGGCAGTGCGAGATCCGCATCGAGGGCCATACGAGTTCGCGCGTGACGCCGTCGACCTGGCGGATCACGGGACGATTCACCTGATAGTCGTAGAACGACTCGTCATCGATCTCGACGATCGGCTGGGCTTCCCAGATCGCATCCAGGTGGTCCAGCGCGTCACTGGCCGCGTCACCGGCGTCATTCCAACCCTCGAAAGCAGCCACGATGATGGCGTCTTTCAAGTCGGGCAGGTTCATACGCCGGCCGGCGTTCGGATACGACGGTGTCACACCTTCAGCGTAAGCCCTCAGATGGTGCCGATGAGCCCGTTGTGCCCGCGGGTCGCCGCCACGCCGATCAGCTGATTTGATAGACCGACTACCCTGTTGATGTGGCTGCCGTTGACAGCTCCGTCCGCAACATCGACCTGCTCGACACCAGGTCGCAGTGCGTGGTGGTGGGCGACGGCGCGGTAGCGACGAAATGCGTTCGGCAGCAATCTGGTCAAGGCACGCGTTGCCAAGCAGGTCGGGTCGATCGCAGCGACGAGTTGGGCGTCCGGACGTCGATCGGGAGACGACGTAGACTCTTCTGGTCGAGAGGCGTTGCAACGGTGCTGTGAGGGGAAGGGTCCCTTCTCGGTAACCGCCACGCTCGGCAGAGTCAAGGACGCCTTCCGCTACGGAAGGAGTGCACGTGAACGCCTCTGCGCCTATTTCTTCAGGGTCGAACACCTGTGAGCCGAACATCCGCCCCGACTGCACCGACGCACTGACGGCCGCGCTGCACCAGCGGATCATGGTGATCGACGGGGCGATGGGCACGGCAATCCAGCGGGACCGGCCGGACGAGGCGGGCTATCGCGGCGAGCGGTTCAAGGACTGGCCGAGCGATCTTCAGGGCAACAACGATCTGCTGAACCTGACGCAGCCGCAGATCATCGAGGAGATCCACCGCGAGTACCTCGAGGCGGGTGCCGACATCTTGGAGACCAACACGTTCAACGCGAACGCGGTCTCCCTTTCCGATTACGGCATGGCGGACCTGAGCTACGAGCTGAACTACGCCGGCGCGGCCCTGGCACGTCAGTCCTGCGACGAATTCAGTACCCCGGACAAGCCGCGCTACGTCGCCGGCGCACTGGGTCCGACGACGCGGACCGCGTCGATCTCACCGGATGTCAACGACCCCGGCGCGCGCAACGTCTCCTACGACCAGCTGGTTGCCGCCTACCGCGAAGCTGCCGGCGGCCTGGTCGACGGCGGTGCCGACCTCATCATCATCGAGACGATCTTCGACACGCTGAACGCCAAGGCGGCGGTGTTCGCCCTCGAGACGCTGTTCGAGGACCGCGGACGCCGCTGGCCGGTGATCATCTCGGGCACCATCACCGATGCTTCCGGGCGGACGCTGTCCGGTCAGGTCACCGAGGCGTTCTGGAACTCGGTCCGGCACGCCAACCCGATCGCGGTGGGGCTCAACTGCGCCCTCGGCGCGCCCGAGATGAGGCCCTACATCGCCGAGTTGTCGCGGATCGCGGACACCTTCGTCTCCTGCTACCCGAATGCGGGCCTGCCCAACGCCTTTGCCGAGTACGACGAATCCCCGGAGAGTCAGGCCTCCTATATCGCCGAGTTCGCCGAGGCCGGCCTGATCAACCTGGCCGGTGGTTGCTGCGGGACGACGCCGGCGCACATCGCGAAGATCGCCGAAGCCGTCGAGGGCAAGGCGCCGCGGGTGCTGCCGGCGATTCCGGTGGCCACCCGGCTCGCGGGGCTGGAGCCGCTCAACATCACCAAGGACTCCCTGTTCGTCAACATCGGTGAGCGCACCAACATCACCGGCTCTGCCCGGTTCCGCAACCTGATCAAGGCCGAGGACTACGACACCGCGCTGTCGGTGGCCCTGCAGCAGGTCGAGGTCGGTGCGCAGGTCATCGACATCAACATGGATGAAGGCATGATCGACGGCGTCGCCGCGATGGACCGGTTCACCAAGTTGATCGCGGCCGAGCCGGACATCAGCCGAGTCCCGGTGATGATCGACTCCTCCAAGTGGGAGGTCATCGAGGCGGGCCTGAAGAATGTGCAGGGCAAGCCGATCGTCAACTCGATCTCCATGAAGGAGGGCGAGGAGAAGTTCATCCGCGAGGCGCGGCTGTGCCGCAAGTACGGCGCCGCCGTCGTCGTGATGGCCTTCGACGAGCAGGGGCAGGCCGACAACCTGGAGCGCCGCAAGGAGATCTGCGGGCGCGCGTACCGGGTCCTGACCGAAGAGGTCGGATTTCCGGCCGAGGACATCATCTTCGACCCGAACTGCTTTGCCCTGGCGACCGGTATCGAGGAGCACGCGACCTACGGGATCGACTTCATCGAGGCCTGCGCCTGGATCAAGGAGAACCTGCCCGAGGTGCACATCTCCGGCGGTATCTCGAACGTGTCGTTCTCGTTCCGGGGCAACAACCCGGTCCGCGAGGCGATCCACGCGGTGTTCCTGTTCCATGCCATCAAGGCCGGCCTGGACATGGGCATCGTCAACGCGGGTGCGCTGGTGCCCTACGACTCGATCGACCCTGAGCTGCGGGACCGCATCGAGGACGTAGTCCTGAACCGTCGCGAGGATGCGGCCGAGAGGCTGCTGGAGATCGCCGAACGGTTCAACAAGTCGGAAAAAGCCGAGGATCCGGCCGCGGCCGAATGGCGCAGCCTCCCGGTCCGCGAACGGATCACGCACGCCTTGGTCAAGGGCATCGACGCCGACGTCGAGGCCGATACCGAGGAGTTGCGGGCCGAGATCTCCGCTGCCGGTGGTCGCCCGATCGAGGTGATCGAGGGCCCGCTGATGGACGGTATGAACGTCGTCGGTGACCTCTTCGGTGCAGGCAAGATGTTCCTGCCTCAGGTCGTGAAGTCGGCCCGGGTGATGAAGAAGGCTGTCGCATATCTGCTGCCGTACATCGAGGCGGAGAAGCAGCCCGGGGATGCCGACACCACCAACGGCACAATCGTGATGGCGACCGTCAAGGGCGACGTCCACGACATCGGTAAGAACATCGTCGGGGTCGTCCTGCAGTGCAACAACTACACCGTGATCGACCTCGGTGTGATGGTGCCCGCCCAGAAGATCCTGGACGCGGCGAAAGAGCACAACGCCGACATCATCGGGCTGTCCGGTCTGATCACCCCGTCCCTGGACGAGATGGTCAACTTCGCCGTCGAGATGGAACGCCAGGGCCTGGAGATCCCGCTGCTGATCGGTGGGGCGACCACGTCGCGCGCCCACACTGCGGTGAAGATTTCGCCGCGTCGCAGCGGTCCGGTCGTCTGGGTCAAGGACGCTTCGCGTTCGGTGCCGGTCGCGGCCGCGCTGCTCGACGACAAGCAGCGGCCGGCGCTGCTGGAGGCCACCGAGGCCGACTATGCAGCGCTTCGCGAACGGCATGCCCAGAAGAATGAGCGGCCGATGCTGACGCTCCAGATGGCCCGCGCGAACCGGACGCCGATCGAGTGGGACGGTTACACGCCGCCGGTGCCCGCACAGGGTCTCGGCGTGCGGGAGTTCGAGAACTACGACCTCGCCGAGTTGCGTGAGTACATCGACTGGCAGCCGTTCTTCAACGCCTGGGAGATGAAGGGTCGGTTCCCGGACATCCTCAACAACCCGGTCTCGGGTGAGACTGCCCGCAAGCTGTACGACGACGCCCAGGAGATGCTCGACACCCTGATCAAGGAGAAGTGGCTGACCGCCAACGGGGTGATCGGGTTCTTCCCGGCCAACGCGGTCGGCGACGATTTCGAGGTCTACACCGACGAGACCCGGACCGAGGTGCTGACCACGTTGCACAACCTGCGCCAGCAGGGCGAGCACCGGGACGGCATCCCGAACCGGTCCCTGGGCGACTTCATCGCGCCCAAAGAAACTGGTCTGGCCGACTACGTCGGCGCGTTCGCCGTCACCGCGGGGCTCGGCAGCCAAGACAAGATCATGGAGTTCAAGGCAGACCTCGACGACTACAGCGCGATCCTGCTGGAGTCGCTGGCCGACCGGTTGGCAGAAGCCTTCGCCGAACGGATGCACCAACGGGTCCGCAAGGAATTCTGGGGATTTCAGCCCGACGAGCAGCTGGACAACGAGGCACTCATCGGTGAGAAGTACGTCGGGATCCGCCCTGCGCCCGGCTATCCGGCCTGCCCGGAGCACACCGAGAAGGCGACGCTCTGGCAGTTGATGGACGTCCAGGAGCGGGCCGGCATCGAGCTGACCGATTCGATGGCGATGTGGCCCGGTGCCGCCGTCAGCGGCTGGTACTTCTCGCATCCACAGTCGCAGTACTTCGTGGTCGGCCGGATTGCCCAGGACCAGGTCGCCGATTACGCGAAGCGCAAGGGCTGGACGCTGAAGGAAGCCGAGCGCTGGCTCAGCTCCAACCTCGCCTACAACCCGGAGGACTGAGCGTGGGCCTGCGTGCGGTGCTCTGGGATATGGACGGCACGCTCGTCGACTCCGAAAAGTTGTGGGACATCGCCATGCACGCGCTGTATGCGCGGATGGGTGCAGTGCTCACGCCAGAGGTGCGGGAATCGACGGTCGGCGGTTCGTCCGAGACGGTCATGCGCATCGTCTACGACGATCTCGGGCTGGAGCCCGATCCGGCCGCCATGGCCGAATCGGCGGACTGGCTGCACGACTACACCGGTGAGCTGTTTGAACAGGGACTGCCGTGGCAGCCCGGTGCTCAGGAGATGCTCGACGGTCTCACCGCCGCCGGGGTTCCGATGGCGCTGGTGACCAACACCCGGCGCGATCTGGCTGAGCGGGCGTTGAACAGCATTGGCCGCCACTACTTTTCGGTGACCGTCTGCGGCGACGAGGTTCCGAGTGGCAAGCCGGCGCCCGACCCGTACCTGCGGGCCGCGCACCTGCTCGGGGTGCCTGCAGAGCATTGCCTGGCCGTCGAGGATTCGGTCACCGGGACGGCATCCGCCGAGGCCGCGGGCTGCCCGGTGTTGGTGGTGCCCAACGATGTCGAGGTTCCCGTGGGCGCGCGGCGCAGGCACGTCGAAACGCTCGGTGCGCTCGATGTCTCCGACCTGCGGACGATCCACGCCGAGCTGGCGGAGGACAGGGACGTACGCAGCGCCTGACGCGCGTCGAATCCAGCTGCCGGATATGGCCCTACCTGCGGGTCCGCTGTGCCAAGGTGATGGTTACTGGCCACCCAATGTGCGGAGGGGACACGGTATGTCACACGGTCCGGCAGGTGACGGCACTCGTGCGGTTCACGACGACTATTACTCGTCCGGGCGCAGCGCCGCGCGCATCGCGGGAGTGGCTGCCCTTGGCGGGTTGTTGTTCGGCTACGACAGCGCGGTGATCAACGGTGCGGTGGACGCGATCCAGAAGCACTTCGTCATCGACAACAAGGTCCTGGGTTTCGCGGTCGCCTCGGCGTTGCTCGGTGCGGCCGTCGGTGCGCTGACGGCAGGCCGGATCGCCGACCGGATCGGTCGGATCGCGGTCATGAAGATCGCCGCGGTGTTGTTCTTCATCAGCGCGATCGGCACCGGGCTGGCTCCCAGCGTGTGGGTGGTGGTGTTCTTCCGCATCGTCGGCGGTATCGGCGTCGGTATCGCTTCGGTGATCGCCCCGGCGTACATCGCCGAAACGTCGCCGCCAAGGATCCGCGGCCGTTTGGGCTCGCTGCAACAGTTGGCGATTGTCTCGGGTATTTTCCTGGCACTCAGCATCGATGCGCTGCTGGCCCATATCGCCGGGGACGCCACCCAGGAACTGTGGCTGGGTTTGGAGGCCTGGCGGTGGATGTTCCTGTTGATGACGATTCCCGCCGTCGTGTACGGACTGCTGACCTTCACGATTCCCGAATCGCCCCGGTATCTTGTTGCCACACACCGGATTCCGGAGGCCCGCAAGGTGCTCTCGCGCCTGCTGGGGGAGAAGAACCTGGAGATCACCCTGGGTCGGATCCAGGACACCCTGCAGCAGGAGAAACCGGCGGCCTGGCGCGATCTGCGTAAACCTACTGGTGGTGTCTTCGGCATCGTCTGGGTGGGCCTGGGTCTGTCGGTGTTTCAGCAGTTCGTCGGGATCAACGTGATCTTCTACTACTCGAATGTGTTGTGGCAGGCCGTCGGATTCGACGAGAGCTCGTCGTTCATCATCACCGTGATCACCTCTGTCACCAACATCGTCACCACGTTGATCGCGATCGCGTTGATCGACAAGGTCGGCCGCAAGCCGCTGCTGCTGATCGGCTCGGTCGGGATGGCGGTGACCCTGGGCACGATGGCGGTGATCTTCGGAACTGCCAAGACACACGACGTGCTCAACGCGTCGACCGGCCTGATCGAGCAGCAACCTTTCCTCGGCGGGATCACCGGACCGATCGCTCTGGTGGCGGCCAATCTGTTCGTGGTGGCCTTCGGCATGTCCTGGGGTCCGGTGGTGTGGGTGCTGCTCGGTGAGATGTTCCCCAACCGCATCCGGGCCGCGGCCCTGGGTTTGGCCGCGGCTGGGCAGTGGGCAGCCAACTGGATCATCACCGTGTCGTTCCCGGAACTGCGCAACGTCCTGGGCGCGGCGTACGGCTTCTATGCCGTCTGCGCAGTGCTGTCGTTCCTGTTCGTGTGGCGCTGGGTCGAGGAGACCAAGGGCAAGAACCTCGAGGACATGCACGCCGACGCATTGAGCGCCTAGCGGTAAGCCGGCGGGTCTCCGCCGGGCGGCAGCAGGGGAGGCTCGTAATCGTCGATGTACGGCGCACAACCGATGCTGCGGGCGATCTCGAACGCGGCTTCGATCAGCTTGTCGGGCGAGACGGCCCGGTGGGCCGCATAAACCTCGCAGTGCCCGGCGACCACCCAGATGCTGGACAGGTGCTCCTGCACCAGGGCGAATTCGTCGGGGTCGGCTCGGTGCGCCTCATATGTCCCGTGCTCGGCTGCCGCGCCGTAGCGCAACTCCTCGATCTCGGCGGCGAAGTCTTCCACCGGGTGGATCGACACGGTCAGAATCGGGGCCGAGGCCACGTCGGCGCCCCAGGACGCAGACAGGCAGTCGATCGGCCGGATCGGGTTGGCGAGGCGATTGTTCTGAACCAGGCCGTCCACGGTCAGGTGTTTGGCCAGGATCTCGCGGATCGCCGTGACCCGGGAGGTGTAGGTCCGCAGCTCTTCGCCGACTGGTTCGCTCACTCCTCTATTGCACCCCACAAATCCACCCCTGCCGAGCATGAAACAATTCATACCTGTGAAGACTTTCGAGGCCCTGTTCGCCGAACTCAGCGACAAAGCGCGCACCAGACCTGCCGGTAGCGGCACGGTCGCCGCCCTTGACGCCGGCATCCATGGGCTCGGCAAGAAGATCCTGGAAGAGGCCGGCGAGGTGTGGCTGGCCGCCGAGCACGAGAGCGACGAGTCGCTCGCCGAAGAGGTCAGCCAGTTGCTGTACTGGACGCAGGTGCTGCTGATCTCCCGGGGCCTGACCCTCGACGACGTCTACCGGAAGTTGTGAGCCGTGGCCGATCAGATGCTCCGTGTCGCGGTGCCCAACAAGGGCTCGCTCAGTGAAGCGGCCGGCGAGATCCTCTCCGAGGCAGGGTACCGACGTCGGCGTGACCCCAAGGATCTGACCGTCGTCGATCCGGCCAACAATGTCGAGTTCTTCTTTCTGCGGCCCAAGGACATCGCCATCTACGTGGGTTCGGGTCAGCTCGACCTGGGCATCACCGGACGGGACCTGGCCGCCGATTCCGATGCTCCGGTGCGGGAGCGCCTGTCGCTGGGCTTCGGTAACTCCACCTTCCGTTACGCCGCGCCTGCCGGTCGCGACTGGACCACCCAGGATCTGGCGGGCAAGCGGATCGCCACCTCGTTTCCGAATCTGGTTCGCAAAGACCTCGCATCCCACGGCATCGAGGCATCGGTGATCCGACTGGACGGTGCGGTCGAGATCTCGATTCAGCTCGGGGTCGCCGACGTGATCGCCGACG
Coding sequences within:
- the hisG gene encoding ATP phosphoribosyltransferase — its product is MLRVAVPNKGSLSEAAGEILSEAGYRRRRDPKDLTVVDPANNVEFFFLRPKDIAIYVGSGQLDLGITGRDLAADSDAPVRERLSLGFGNSTFRYAAPAGRDWTTQDLAGKRIATSFPNLVRKDLASHGIEASVIRLDGAVEISIQLGVADVIADVVGSGRTLGLHDLVAFGAPLCDSEAVLIERDGAEGDGNAAARDQLTARVQGVVFGQQYLMLDYDCPRAVLDRATEVTPGLESPTIAPLADPDWVAVRALVPRRDVNAIMDEIAAIGAKAILASDIRFCRF
- a CDS encoding sugar porter family MFS transporter; amino-acid sequence: MSHGPAGDGTRAVHDDYYSSGRSAARIAGVAALGGLLFGYDSAVINGAVDAIQKHFVIDNKVLGFAVASALLGAAVGALTAGRIADRIGRIAVMKIAAVLFFISAIGTGLAPSVWVVVFFRIVGGIGVGIASVIAPAYIAETSPPRIRGRLGSLQQLAIVSGIFLALSIDALLAHIAGDATQELWLGLEAWRWMFLLMTIPAVVYGLLTFTIPESPRYLVATHRIPEARKVLSRLLGEKNLEITLGRIQDTLQQEKPAAWRDLRKPTGGVFGIVWVGLGLSVFQQFVGINVIFYYSNVLWQAVGFDESSSFIITVITSVTNIVTTLIAIALIDKVGRKPLLLIGSVGMAVTLGTMAVIFGTAKTHDVLNASTGLIEQQPFLGGITGPIALVAANLFVVAFGMSWGPVVWVLLGEMFPNRIRAAALGLAAAGQWAANWIITVSFPELRNVLGAAYGFYAVCAVLSFLFVWRWVEETKGKNLEDMHADALSA
- a CDS encoding phosphoribosyl-ATP diphosphatase, whose amino-acid sequence is MKQFIPVKTFEALFAELSDKARTRPAGSGTVAALDAGIHGLGKKILEEAGEVWLAAEHESDESLAEEVSQLLYWTQVLLISRGLTLDDVYRKL